A section of the Oncorhynchus nerka isolate Pitt River linkage group LG3, Oner_Uvic_2.0, whole genome shotgun sequence genome encodes:
- the LOC115112936 gene encoding discoidin, CUB and LCCL domain-containing protein 2-like isoform X1, giving the protein MGRAVMVGRGPTGTRLFFLSTVIILTARSSRAQQGDGCGLSVLGPCSGSLSSLGYPGTYPNHTVCEWEISVPQGRRLHFRFADLDIEENNCQVNYLRIYDGIGPHRTQIVKFCGLGLNVPDLILSSGNQVTVQFMSGTHQSGRGFSLAYSTTEHTDLITCLDKGIHFTEAEFTRYCPAGCLTSVGEISGTIPHGYRDSSPVCLAAIHAGVVSNSVGGQISVVNSKGIPHYDGSLANNVSSTVGPLSNSLFTFKTSGCYGTLGLESGVVRDSQLFASSVWEWSDVIGKPSEWGPTGARLNGAGLPWASAHSNQQQWLQVDLKKEKRITGITTTGSSLLEYQFYVSAYRVLYSNDGQHWNIYREADATQDKIFKGNTNYLQEVRNNFIPPIEARYVRISPTQWHQRIALKFELLGCQFHQARPRIYHPARPPPPSVATDTPPMYGRTTHTPDIRNTTMPPCTSNDMAFATVLVPVLVMILTTLILTTVCAWHWKNRKSSSEGAYDLSHWDRADWWKSMKQFLPSKMAEGEESVRYSSSEVGRLRVRGNTPRLRAEPAEYAQPLVSGVMTSLGQRSTFKPEEGSDPGYTDPNLYDAPMATDIYHAYAQPLPASGAEYATPIMIDIASHLSGSSTLNQPITVSSFMGRGPTSLLTRTDSGQSGRSMYDTPKSTGQATPTKDLAYQVPQSSSQKPVE; this is encoded by the exons GCGATGGCTGTGGCCTGAGTGTTTTGGGCCCTTGCAGTGGGAGCCTGTCGTCTCTGGGTTACCCTGGTACGTACCCTAACCACACGGTGTGTGAGTGGGAGATCAGCGTGCCACAGGGCCGGAGGCTCCACTTCCGCTTCGCTGACCTGGACATAGAGGAAAACAACTGTCAGGTCAACTACCTCAGGATCTACGATGGTATAGGACCTCATAGGACCCAGATAG tgaAGTTCTGTGGTCTGGGCCTGAATGTTCCTGATCTCATCCTGTCCAGTGGGAACCAGGTCACCGTCCAGTTCATGAGTGGGACCCACCAAAGTGGGCGGGGCTTCTCCCTGGCCTACTCCACCACAGAACACACAG ATCTGATCACCTGTCTAGACAAAGGAATCCACTTCACTGAGGCAGAGTTCACTAGATACTGTCCAGCAGGATGCCTGACGTCTGTTGGGGAGATCTCTGGGACCATACCCCACGGCTACAGAGAT tCATCTCCAGTGTGTCTAGCAGCCATCCATGCAGGTGTGGTGTCTAACTCTGTGGGCGGTCAGATCAGTGTGGTCAACAGTAAGGGCATCCCTCACTACGATGGTTCTCTGGCTAACAACGTCTCCTCCACTGT TGGTCCCTTGTCCAACAGCCTCTTCACTTTCAAGACCAGTG gttgcTATGGGACACTAGGTCTAGAATCGGGCGTTGTTAGGGACTCCCAGCTCTTTGCTTCCTCGGTGTGGGAATGGAGTGACGTGATTGGCAAACCCAGTGAGTGGGGCCCAACCGGGGCCCGCCTTAATGGGGCGGGGCTTCCCTGGGCGTCGGCTCACAGCAACCAGCAGCAGTGGCTACAGGTGGATctgaagaaggagaagaggatcACAGGCATCACCACTACAGGCTCCTCCCTCCTGGAGTACCAGTTCTACGTGTCAGCCTATCGGGTCCTCTACAGCAATGACGGACAGCACTGGAACATCTATCGGGAGGCAGATGCTACCCAGGACAAG ATTTTTAAAGGGAACACCAATTACCTCCAGGAGGTGCGCAATAACTTCATCCCACCAATCGAGGCGCGGTATGTGAGGATAAGCCCCACCCAGTGGCACCAGCGAATTGCCCTCAAGTTTGAGCTGCTCGGATGCCAGTTCCATCAAG CGAGGCCCCGGATATACCACCCCGCTCGGCCTCCCCCTCCCTCAGTGGCCACAGACACCCCCCCAATGTACGGCCGGACCACCCACACCCCTGACATCAGAAACACCACCATGCCTCCATGCACCAGCAACG ACATGGCGTTTGCAACGGTGTTGGTGCCGGTGTTGGTCATGATTCTGACCACCCTCATCTTGACCACGGTCTGTGCCTGGCACTGGAAGAACAG GAAGAGTAGTTCAGAGGGAGCTTATGACCTGTCTCACTGGGACCGTGCAG ACTGGTGGAAGAGTATGAAGCAGTTCCTGCCATCCAAGATGGCGGAGGGGGAGGAGTCAGTCCGCTACAGCAGCAGTGAGGTGGGCCGGCTCAGAGTGAGAGGGAACACCCCCAGACTACGGGCCGAAcccgcag AGTATGCCCAGCCCCTGGTCAGCGGTGTCATGACATCACTAGGTCAGAGGTCAACTTTCAAGCCAGAGGAAGGTTCTGACCCCGGCTACACGGACCCTAACCTCTACGACGCTCCCATGGCAACAGACATCTACCATGCCTACGCTCAACCCCTGCCCGCCTCCGGTGCAGAGTATGCCACGCCCATTATGATTGACATTGCAAGCCACCTATCAGGGAGCTCCACACTGAACCAGCCAATCACAGTCTCCAGCTTCATGGGCCGTGGTCCCACCTCCCTTCTCACGAGAACAGACAGCGGGCAATCGGGGAGGTCAATGTATGACACGCCCAAGAGTACAGGACAGGCCACACCCACTAAGGATTTAGCCTATCAGGTGCCTCAGAGCAGCTCTCAGAAGCCAGTGGAGTAG
- the LOC115112936 gene encoding discoidin, CUB and LCCL domain-containing protein 2-like isoform X2: MSGTHQSGRGFSLAYSTTEHTDLITCLDKGIHFTEAEFTRYCPAGCLTSVGEISGTIPHGYRDSSPVCLAAIHAGVVSNSVGGQISVVNSKGIPHYDGSLANNVSSTVGPLSNSLFTFKTSGCYGTLGLESGVVRDSQLFASSVWEWSDVIGKPSEWGPTGARLNGAGLPWASAHSNQQQWLQVDLKKEKRITGITTTGSSLLEYQFYVSAYRVLYSNDGQHWNIYREADATQDKIFKGNTNYLQEVRNNFIPPIEARYVRISPTQWHQRIALKFELLGCQFHQARPRIYHPARPPPPSVATDTPPMYGRTTHTPDIRNTTMPPCTSNDMAFATVLVPVLVMILTTLILTTVCAWHWKNRKSSSEGAYDLSHWDRADWWKSMKQFLPSKMAEGEESVRYSSSEVGRLRVRGNTPRLRAEPAEYAQPLVSGVMTSLGQRSTFKPEEGSDPGYTDPNLYDAPMATDIYHAYAQPLPASGAEYATPIMIDIASHLSGSSTLNQPITVSSFMGRGPTSLLTRTDSGQSGRSMYDTPKSTGQATPTKDLAYQVPQSSSQKPVE, translated from the exons ATGAGTGGGACCCACCAAAGTGGGCGGGGCTTCTCCCTGGCCTACTCCACCACAGAACACACAG ATCTGATCACCTGTCTAGACAAAGGAATCCACTTCACTGAGGCAGAGTTCACTAGATACTGTCCAGCAGGATGCCTGACGTCTGTTGGGGAGATCTCTGGGACCATACCCCACGGCTACAGAGAT tCATCTCCAGTGTGTCTAGCAGCCATCCATGCAGGTGTGGTGTCTAACTCTGTGGGCGGTCAGATCAGTGTGGTCAACAGTAAGGGCATCCCTCACTACGATGGTTCTCTGGCTAACAACGTCTCCTCCACTGT TGGTCCCTTGTCCAACAGCCTCTTCACTTTCAAGACCAGTG gttgcTATGGGACACTAGGTCTAGAATCGGGCGTTGTTAGGGACTCCCAGCTCTTTGCTTCCTCGGTGTGGGAATGGAGTGACGTGATTGGCAAACCCAGTGAGTGGGGCCCAACCGGGGCCCGCCTTAATGGGGCGGGGCTTCCCTGGGCGTCGGCTCACAGCAACCAGCAGCAGTGGCTACAGGTGGATctgaagaaggagaagaggatcACAGGCATCACCACTACAGGCTCCTCCCTCCTGGAGTACCAGTTCTACGTGTCAGCCTATCGGGTCCTCTACAGCAATGACGGACAGCACTGGAACATCTATCGGGAGGCAGATGCTACCCAGGACAAG ATTTTTAAAGGGAACACCAATTACCTCCAGGAGGTGCGCAATAACTTCATCCCACCAATCGAGGCGCGGTATGTGAGGATAAGCCCCACCCAGTGGCACCAGCGAATTGCCCTCAAGTTTGAGCTGCTCGGATGCCAGTTCCATCAAG CGAGGCCCCGGATATACCACCCCGCTCGGCCTCCCCCTCCCTCAGTGGCCACAGACACCCCCCCAATGTACGGCCGGACCACCCACACCCCTGACATCAGAAACACCACCATGCCTCCATGCACCAGCAACG ACATGGCGTTTGCAACGGTGTTGGTGCCGGTGTTGGTCATGATTCTGACCACCCTCATCTTGACCACGGTCTGTGCCTGGCACTGGAAGAACAG GAAGAGTAGTTCAGAGGGAGCTTATGACCTGTCTCACTGGGACCGTGCAG ACTGGTGGAAGAGTATGAAGCAGTTCCTGCCATCCAAGATGGCGGAGGGGGAGGAGTCAGTCCGCTACAGCAGCAGTGAGGTGGGCCGGCTCAGAGTGAGAGGGAACACCCCCAGACTACGGGCCGAAcccgcag AGTATGCCCAGCCCCTGGTCAGCGGTGTCATGACATCACTAGGTCAGAGGTCAACTTTCAAGCCAGAGGAAGGTTCTGACCCCGGCTACACGGACCCTAACCTCTACGACGCTCCCATGGCAACAGACATCTACCATGCCTACGCTCAACCCCTGCCCGCCTCCGGTGCAGAGTATGCCACGCCCATTATGATTGACATTGCAAGCCACCTATCAGGGAGCTCCACACTGAACCAGCCAATCACAGTCTCCAGCTTCATGGGCCGTGGTCCCACCTCCCTTCTCACGAGAACAGACAGCGGGCAATCGGGGAGGTCAATGTATGACACGCCCAAGAGTACAGGACAGGCCACACCCACTAAGGATTTAGCCTATCAGGTGCCTCAGAGCAGCTCTCAGAAGCCAGTGGAGTAG